Proteins found in one Rhizomicrobium sp. genomic segment:
- a CDS encoding CapA family protein, whose amino-acid sequence MMRGYGWDHRDEFGWFMTAALVPLSLALLALIVVHLLVYRYDAKLAAGDFDPPSQAVEGEGATILGAAIGDVPDDASLAALKNELDDRFYGLPWKRALVLRNRGSAPLTIQSLFFPFNRPADAMGFCRILADYAPHCAAVIASTNDLASLDRRPATLTALARLGIAPYTGGGATKVVYIPSPPKTVVVHDPALPPKIVYVPAPAKTVIVPAPPPKIVYLPAPDKPSPQIAANAQPPLKLQPGVGAADVRYPENQIWLSSVYKPGDTRLTDIVGAGDVMMGSISTGLNPALKPGVDVATLVGADLAGIFRHADVAFVNLEGPLYEGGQGTGKDCAQCFAFHGPTFYAGVLRSLGVDVVSLANNHSGDYGEAGRDSTMAALRSNGIAYGGLDRDGARDGEMVLPSGKRVALIAFAPNNGTLNINDLTRAAALVRDLKKTHDLVMVSFHGGGEGWTYVHVKPGPETFVGENRGNVTAFAHTVIDAGADIVIGQGPHVPRAVEVYRGHLIAYSLGNFWTYSGVQTYAVSGLGPVLEAWVAPDGAIAGFTIHSTRQAGLGVPHLDPLDEASRYMLYLTRSDFPATAALLQGHRNIASTGPTGGGS is encoded by the coding sequence ATGATGCGTGGGTACGGCTGGGATCACAGGGACGAGTTCGGCTGGTTCATGACCGCCGCGCTGGTGCCGCTGTCGCTTGCCCTGCTGGCGCTGATCGTCGTCCATTTGCTGGTCTACCGTTACGACGCCAAGCTGGCCGCCGGCGATTTCGATCCGCCGTCGCAAGCCGTGGAAGGCGAGGGCGCCACGATCCTCGGCGCCGCGATCGGCGATGTGCCGGACGATGCCAGTCTTGCCGCCCTCAAGAACGAACTCGACGACCGGTTTTACGGCCTTCCCTGGAAGCGCGCTTTGGTCTTGCGCAATCGCGGCAGCGCGCCGCTGACCATCCAGAGCCTGTTCTTCCCGTTCAACCGGCCGGCGGACGCGATGGGCTTCTGCCGCATCCTGGCCGACTACGCGCCGCATTGCGCCGCGGTCATCGCCTCGACCAACGACCTGGCGTCGCTCGACCGCCGTCCCGCGACGCTCACCGCCCTCGCGCGCCTCGGCATCGCGCCTTACACCGGCGGCGGCGCGACGAAGGTCGTGTACATCCCGTCGCCGCCGAAGACCGTGGTCGTGCACGATCCGGCGCTGCCGCCGAAGATCGTCTATGTGCCCGCGCCGGCAAAGACCGTGATCGTCCCCGCACCGCCGCCGAAGATCGTCTATCTGCCGGCGCCCGATAAGCCTTCGCCGCAAATTGCCGCCAATGCGCAGCCGCCGCTGAAGCTTCAGCCCGGCGTCGGCGCCGCCGATGTGCGCTATCCGGAAAACCAGATCTGGCTTTCCTCGGTCTACAAGCCGGGCGATACGCGGCTGACCGACATCGTCGGCGCCGGCGACGTGATGATGGGGAGCATCTCGACCGGCCTCAATCCGGCGCTCAAGCCCGGCGTGGACGTTGCAACGCTGGTCGGGGCCGACCTCGCCGGCATTTTCCGCCATGCCGATGTCGCCTTCGTCAATCTCGAAGGCCCGCTCTACGAAGGCGGCCAGGGCACCGGCAAGGATTGCGCCCAGTGCTTCGCGTTCCACGGGCCGACCTTCTATGCCGGCGTGCTGCGCAGCCTCGGCGTCGATGTCGTGAGCCTGGCCAACAACCATTCGGGCGATTATGGCGAAGCGGGCCGCGACTCGACGATGGCGGCGCTGCGCTCCAACGGCATCGCCTATGGCGGGCTCGACCGCGACGGCGCCCGCGACGGCGAGATGGTGCTGCCGAGCGGCAAGCGCGTCGCGCTGATCGCCTTCGCGCCCAACAACGGCACGCTGAACATCAACGACCTGACGCGGGCCGCCGCGCTGGTGCGCGACCTGAAGAAGACGCACGACCTCGTCATGGTCTCCTTCCATGGCGGCGGCGAGGGCTGGACCTATGTCCATGTCAAGCCGGGGCCGGAAACTTTCGTCGGCGAGAACCGCGGCAACGTCACCGCCTTCGCCCACACCGTGATCGACGCCGGCGCCGACATCGTGATCGGGCAGGGCCCGCATGTGCCGCGCGCCGTCGAGGTCTATCGCGGCCATCTCATCGCCTACAGCCTGGGAAATTTCTGGACCTATTCCGGCGTGCAGACCTACGCCGTATCCGGCCTCGGCCCGGTGCTCGAGGCCTGGGTCGCGCCCGACGGCGCCATCGCCGGCTTCACGATCCATTCGACGCGGCAGGCCGGGCTCGGCGTGCCGCATCTCGATCC